Proteins encoded by one window of Vigna radiata var. radiata cultivar VC1973A chromosome 5, Vradiata_ver6, whole genome shotgun sequence:
- the LOC106762020 gene encoding alpha-1,3-mannosyl-glycoprotein 2-beta-N-acetylglucosaminyltransferase isoform X2, with amino-acid sequence MAKVFCDFRFLLLVAAGIFIYIQTRLFATQSGYADRLAAAIEAENHCTSQMRSLIDQISLQQGRIVALEEERKRRDQECGQMKSLVQDLERKDLQRLTDKMQVPVAAVVIIACNRADYLERTINSVLKHQRPISSRFPLFVSQHLDFEPVQTERPGELIAYYKIARHYKWALDQLFYKHNFSRVIILEDDMDIAPDFFDYFEAAATLLDKDKSIMAVSSWNDNGQKQFVHDPYELYRSDFFPGLGWMLARSIWDELSPKWPRAYWDDWLRLKENHKGRQFIRPEVCRTYNFGEHGSSLGQFFKQYLEPIKLNDVKVNWRSMDLSYLLEDKYSMHFANTVKKATPVYGAGVVLKAYNIDGDVRIKYRDQSDFENIARQFGIFQEWKDGVPRTAYKGVVVFRHQTSRRIFLIGPESLKLLQIEES; translated from the exons ATGGCGAAAGTTTTCTGTGACTTTAGGTTCCTCCTCTTGGTTGCAGCTGGGATCTTCATCTATATCCAG ACGAGGCTTTTCGCAACACAATCAGGATATGCTGATCGCCTAGCTGCAGCT ATTGAAGCTGAAAACCATTGTACAAGTCAAATGCGATCACTGATTGACCAGATTAGCTTGCAGCAAGGACGAATTGTGGCCTTAGAag AAGAGAGGAAACGTAGAGACCAAGAATGTGGACAAATGAAGTCTCTTGTACAAGATCTGGAAA GAAAAGACCTACAGAGGCTGACTGACAAAATGCAG GTTCCGGTGGCTGCTGTTGTGATCATTGCATGTAATCGTGCTGATTACCTGGAGAGGACTATTAATTCTGTGTTAAA ACACCAAAGGCCCATTTCTTCAAGATTTCCTTTATTTGTATCTCAG CACTTGGATTTTGAACCAGTTCAAACTGAACGACCAGGAGAATTAATTGCTTACTACAAAATTGCAC GTCATTACAAGTGGGCTTTAGATCAGCTGTTCTACAAGCATAACTTCAGCCGAGTAATCATCCTTGAAG ATGACATGGATATAGCACCTGAtttctttgattattttgaaGCTGCAGCAACTCTCCTTGACAAGGATAA GTCCATTATGGCTGTTTCCTCGTGGAATGATAATGGACAAAAGCAATTTGTACATGATCCAT ATGAACTGTACCGATCAGATTTCTTTCCTGGGTTAGGATGGATGCTGGCCAGATCTATATGGGATGAGTTATCACCAAAATGGCCTAGGGC TTACTGGGATGATTGGTTGAGactaaaagaaaatcacaaaGGGCGCCAGTTTATCCGACCTGAAGTGTGCAGAACATATAATTTTGGTGAGCAT GGTTCTAGTTTGGGACAGTTTTTTAAGCAATATCTGGAGCCAATCAAGCTGAATGATGTCAAG GTTAACTGGAGATCAATGGATCTGAGCTATTTACTGGAG GATAAGTATTCCATGCATTTTGCCAATACTGTTAAGAAAGCTACACCTGTCTATGGAGCTGGCGTGGTTCTAAAAGCATATAATATAGATGGTGATGTGCGTATCAAGTATAGAGATCAGTCAGACTTTGAAAACATTGCTCGCCAATTTGGTATATTTCAAGAGTGGAAG GATGGAGTACCGAGGACTGCCTATAAAGGAGTAGTCGTTTTCAGACATCAAACCTCAAGACGTATATTCCTTATTGGTCCAGAGTCTTTGAAGCTCCTTCAGATCGAAGAGTCTTAA
- the LOC106762020 gene encoding alpha-1,3-mannosyl-glycoprotein 2-beta-N-acetylglucosaminyltransferase isoform X1 → MAKVFCDFRFLLLVAAGIFIYIQTRLFATQSGYADRLAAAIEAENHCTSQMRSLIDQISLQQGRIVALEEERKRRDQECGQMKSLVQDLERKDLQRLTDKMQVPVAAVVIIACNRADYLERTINSVLKHQRPISSRFPLFVSQDGSNPDVKSTALSYDQLSYMQHLDFEPVQTERPGELIAYYKIARHYKWALDQLFYKHNFSRVIILEDDMDIAPDFFDYFEAAATLLDKDKSIMAVSSWNDNGQKQFVHDPYELYRSDFFPGLGWMLARSIWDELSPKWPRAYWDDWLRLKENHKGRQFIRPEVCRTYNFGEHGSSLGQFFKQYLEPIKLNDVKVNWRSMDLSYLLEDKYSMHFANTVKKATPVYGAGVVLKAYNIDGDVRIKYRDQSDFENIARQFGIFQEWKDGVPRTAYKGVVVFRHQTSRRIFLIGPESLKLLQIEES, encoded by the exons ATGGCGAAAGTTTTCTGTGACTTTAGGTTCCTCCTCTTGGTTGCAGCTGGGATCTTCATCTATATCCAG ACGAGGCTTTTCGCAACACAATCAGGATATGCTGATCGCCTAGCTGCAGCT ATTGAAGCTGAAAACCATTGTACAAGTCAAATGCGATCACTGATTGACCAGATTAGCTTGCAGCAAGGACGAATTGTGGCCTTAGAag AAGAGAGGAAACGTAGAGACCAAGAATGTGGACAAATGAAGTCTCTTGTACAAGATCTGGAAA GAAAAGACCTACAGAGGCTGACTGACAAAATGCAG GTTCCGGTGGCTGCTGTTGTGATCATTGCATGTAATCGTGCTGATTACCTGGAGAGGACTATTAATTCTGTGTTAAA ACACCAAAGGCCCATTTCTTCAAGATTTCCTTTATTTGTATCTCAG GATGGATCAAATCCAGATGTTAAAAGTACGGCTTTGAGCTATGATCAGTTATCTTATATGCAG CACTTGGATTTTGAACCAGTTCAAACTGAACGACCAGGAGAATTAATTGCTTACTACAAAATTGCAC GTCATTACAAGTGGGCTTTAGATCAGCTGTTCTACAAGCATAACTTCAGCCGAGTAATCATCCTTGAAG ATGACATGGATATAGCACCTGAtttctttgattattttgaaGCTGCAGCAACTCTCCTTGACAAGGATAA GTCCATTATGGCTGTTTCCTCGTGGAATGATAATGGACAAAAGCAATTTGTACATGATCCAT ATGAACTGTACCGATCAGATTTCTTTCCTGGGTTAGGATGGATGCTGGCCAGATCTATATGGGATGAGTTATCACCAAAATGGCCTAGGGC TTACTGGGATGATTGGTTGAGactaaaagaaaatcacaaaGGGCGCCAGTTTATCCGACCTGAAGTGTGCAGAACATATAATTTTGGTGAGCAT GGTTCTAGTTTGGGACAGTTTTTTAAGCAATATCTGGAGCCAATCAAGCTGAATGATGTCAAG GTTAACTGGAGATCAATGGATCTGAGCTATTTACTGGAG GATAAGTATTCCATGCATTTTGCCAATACTGTTAAGAAAGCTACACCTGTCTATGGAGCTGGCGTGGTTCTAAAAGCATATAATATAGATGGTGATGTGCGTATCAAGTATAGAGATCAGTCAGACTTTGAAAACATTGCTCGCCAATTTGGTATATTTCAAGAGTGGAAG GATGGAGTACCGAGGACTGCCTATAAAGGAGTAGTCGTTTTCAGACATCAAACCTCAAGACGTATATTCCTTATTGGTCCAGAGTCTTTGAAGCTCCTTCAGATCGAAGAGTCTTAA
- the LOC106761984 gene encoding probable galacturonosyltransferase 3 → MPICIETYPRMSPRPLLLFFVFMLLFHALHSSDVSTTKASTSLYDCDQCHRAKERHISTNRNRLNPNEKDIDIIATYSGASGHVRLARLKMRDLSDSWFWENPTNGNNEYQKSTQESMESYQTDSSFEDNSKHSIDERNPEENKVEIPHSSLMTPMKIKRRVMRQERKKARTAELTQENRETNNHIVSAAIKRTEEFDTTVKGKYSIWRREYENPNSDSTLKLMRDQIIMAKAYANIAKSKNNTVLYEALLKHSSDSQRAIGEASSDTELHLGALDRAKAMGHVLSIAKDQLYDCLLVERKLRVMLQSTEDRVNVQKKRSAFLIQLAAKTVPRPLHCLPLQLAADYYLQGYHKKGNLDKEKIEDPSLYHYAIFSDNVLAASVVVNSTVQNAKEPEKHVFHIVTDKLNFAAMRMWFLTNPPSRATIEVQNIDDFKWLNSSYCSVLRQLESARIKEYYFKANNPSSLSVGSDNLKYRNPKYLSMLNHLRFYLPEVYPKLNRILFLDDDIVVQRDLTPLWSVDLKGMVNGAVETCKESFHRFDKYLNFSNPLISNNFSPEACGWAFGMNIFDLKEWKKRNITGIYHRWQDMNEDRTLWKLGTLPPGLITFYNLTYPLDRGWHVLGLGYDPALNLTEIENAAVIHYNGNYKPWLNLAVSKYKSYWSRYVKLDNPYLRVCNLGE, encoded by the exons ATGCCAATTTGCATCGAGACTTATCCCAGAATGTCTCCACGTCCACTGTTACTTTTCTTCGTCTTTATG CTTCTCTTTCACGCTCTACATTCTTCAGACGTTTCAACAACCAA AGCTTCTACGTCCCTTTATGATTGCGACCAATGTCATCGCGCTAAG GAACGCCACATTTCCACGAATAGAAACCGCCTCAATCCCAATGAAAAG GACATTGATATAATTGCAACATACAGCGGTGCTTCTGGCCATGTTAGACTTGCTAGGTTGAAAATGAGGGATTTATCTGATTCCTGGTTCTGGGAAAACCCTACTAATGGAAACAACGAGTATCAAAAGAGCACCCAG GAATCGATGGAATCGTATCAAACTGATTCAAGTTTTGAAGACAATTCCAAGCACTCCATAGATGAACGTAATCCTGaagaaaacaaagttgaaaTTCCCCATTCCTCGTTAATGACACCGATGAAGATCAAACGTCGA GTAATGCggcaagaaagaaagaaagcccGTACCGCTGAACTTACACAGGAAAACCGAGAAACTAACAATCACATTGTATCAGCAGCAATTAAACGCACTGAAGAATTTGATACCACTGTCAAGGGAAAGTATAGTATATGGAGGAGAGAATATGAAAACCCAAATTCTGATTCAACTCTGAAACTCATGCGTGATCAAATAATAATGGCCAAAGCCTATGCTAATATTGCAAAGTCTAAGAACAATACTGTTCTATATGAAGCTCTTCTCAAGCACTCCAGTGATAGTCAACGGGCTATAGGAGAAGCCAGTTCTGATACAGAGCTTCACCTTGG AGCACTTGATCGGGCAAAAGCTATGGGTCATGTTCTTTCCATAGCAAAGGATCAACTTTACGACTGCCTTTTGGTGGAAAGGAAATTAAGGGTGATGCTTCAATCAACAGAAGATAGAGTCAATGTACAGAAGAAAAGGAGTGCATTCTTGATTCAGCTGGCTGCAAAAACTGTGCCTAGACCATTACATTGTCTTCCCCTGCAACTTGCAGCGGATTATTACCTGCAGGGCTATCATAAGAAAGGAAATCTTGACAAAGAAAAGATTGAAGATCCATCTCTCTACCATTATGCTATATTTTCTGATAATGTGCTGGCTGCATCTGTGGTTGTTAATTCTACTGTGCAAAACGCGAAGGAACCTGAGAAGCATGTGTTCCATATAGTGACGGATAAATTGAATTTTGCAGCAATGAGAATGTGGTTTCTCACCAACCCTCCTTCTAGAGCAACTATTGAAGTTCAGAATATTGATGATTTCAAGTGGTTGAATTCCTCGTATTGTTCTGTTCTACGTCAACTTGAATCAGCAAGGATCAAGGAATATTACTTTAAAGCTAATAATCCTTCCTCCCTATCTGTTGGTTCTGACAATCTAAAATATAGAAATCCTAAATACTTGTCGATGTTAAATCACTTAAGGTTCTACCTTCCTGAAGTTTATCCAAAATTAAACAGAATTCTATTCTTGGATGATGACATTGTAGTGCAGAGGGATTTGACACCACTTTGGTCAGTTGATTTGAAAGGTATGGTGAATGGTGCTGTGGAAACGTGCAAGGAGAGCTTCCATAGGTTTGATAAATACCTAAACTTTAGTAATCCACTGATTTCCAATAACTTCAGTCCTGAGGCGTGTGGCTGGGCATTTGGCATGAATATTTTTGACTTGAAGGAGTGGAAGAAACGAAACATTACTGGTATCTATCATCGATGGCAAGATATG AATGAGGACAGAACCCTCTGGAAGCTTGGAACCTTACCTCCCGGACTAATCACCTTTTATAATCTGACCTATCCGTTAGATCGAGGATGGCATGTTTTGGGACTTGGCTATGACCCAGCTCTGAACCTGACAGAGATAGAGAATGCCGCTGTCATTCACTACAATGGAAATTACAAGCCATGGTTAAATCTTGCTGTTTCCAAATATAAATCTTACTGGTCCAGATATGTTAAGTTGGATAATCCATACCTTCGAGTTTGCAATCTTGGTGAATAG
- the LOC106762020 gene encoding alpha-1,3-mannosyl-glycoprotein 2-beta-N-acetylglucosaminyltransferase isoform X3 — MKSLVQDLERKDLQRLTDKMQVPVAAVVIIACNRADYLERTINSVLKHQRPISSRFPLFVSQDGSNPDVKSTALSYDQLSYMQHLDFEPVQTERPGELIAYYKIARHYKWALDQLFYKHNFSRVIILEDDMDIAPDFFDYFEAAATLLDKDKSIMAVSSWNDNGQKQFVHDPYELYRSDFFPGLGWMLARSIWDELSPKWPRAYWDDWLRLKENHKGRQFIRPEVCRTYNFGEHGSSLGQFFKQYLEPIKLNDVKVNWRSMDLSYLLEDKYSMHFANTVKKATPVYGAGVVLKAYNIDGDVRIKYRDQSDFENIARQFGIFQEWKDGVPRTAYKGVVVFRHQTSRRIFLIGPESLKLLQIEES; from the exons ATGAAGTCTCTTGTACAAGATCTGGAAA GAAAAGACCTACAGAGGCTGACTGACAAAATGCAG GTTCCGGTGGCTGCTGTTGTGATCATTGCATGTAATCGTGCTGATTACCTGGAGAGGACTATTAATTCTGTGTTAAA ACACCAAAGGCCCATTTCTTCAAGATTTCCTTTATTTGTATCTCAG GATGGATCAAATCCAGATGTTAAAAGTACGGCTTTGAGCTATGATCAGTTATCTTATATGCAG CACTTGGATTTTGAACCAGTTCAAACTGAACGACCAGGAGAATTAATTGCTTACTACAAAATTGCAC GTCATTACAAGTGGGCTTTAGATCAGCTGTTCTACAAGCATAACTTCAGCCGAGTAATCATCCTTGAAG ATGACATGGATATAGCACCTGAtttctttgattattttgaaGCTGCAGCAACTCTCCTTGACAAGGATAA GTCCATTATGGCTGTTTCCTCGTGGAATGATAATGGACAAAAGCAATTTGTACATGATCCAT ATGAACTGTACCGATCAGATTTCTTTCCTGGGTTAGGATGGATGCTGGCCAGATCTATATGGGATGAGTTATCACCAAAATGGCCTAGGGC TTACTGGGATGATTGGTTGAGactaaaagaaaatcacaaaGGGCGCCAGTTTATCCGACCTGAAGTGTGCAGAACATATAATTTTGGTGAGCAT GGTTCTAGTTTGGGACAGTTTTTTAAGCAATATCTGGAGCCAATCAAGCTGAATGATGTCAAG GTTAACTGGAGATCAATGGATCTGAGCTATTTACTGGAG GATAAGTATTCCATGCATTTTGCCAATACTGTTAAGAAAGCTACACCTGTCTATGGAGCTGGCGTGGTTCTAAAAGCATATAATATAGATGGTGATGTGCGTATCAAGTATAGAGATCAGTCAGACTTTGAAAACATTGCTCGCCAATTTGGTATATTTCAAGAGTGGAAG GATGGAGTACCGAGGACTGCCTATAAAGGAGTAGTCGTTTTCAGACATCAAACCTCAAGACGTATATTCCTTATTGGTCCAGAGTCTTTGAAGCTCCTTCAGATCGAAGAGTCTTAA
- the LOC106762399 gene encoding monosaccharide-sensing protein 2, with the protein MSGAVLVAVAAAIGNLLQGWDNATIAGSILYIKREFLLESQPTVEGLIVAMSLIGATVVTTCSGALSDLLGRRPMLIISSLLYFVSSLVMLWSPNVYILLFARLLDGLGIGLAVTLVPLYISETAPPEIRGLLNTLPQFTGSAGMFLSYCMVFGMSLTKAPSWRLMLGVLSIPSVVYFALTLFFLPESPRWLVSKGRMLEAKKVLQRLRGREDVSGEMALLVEGLGVGGDTAIEEYIIAPVNELGDEEDPYREKDQIKLYGPEQGQSWVARPAPGQSSIGLVSRKGSVANQSGLVDPLVTLFGSVHEKHTETGSMRSTLFPHFGSMFSVGGNQPRNEDWDEESLAREGDDYVSDAAVGDSDDNLQSPLISRQTTSLDKDIPPTAHSNLSSTRQGSLLHGNAGEPTGSTRIGSGWQLAWKWTEREDPNGNKEGGFKRIYLHQEGGPGLRGSVVSLPGGDIPNEGETVQAAALVSQPALYNKDVMRQQPVGPAMIHPSETTAKGPNWSDLSEPGVKHALFVGVGLQILQQFSGINGVLYYTPQILEQAGVGYLLSNLGLGSTSSSFLISAVTTLLMLPCIAVAMRLMDISGRRTLLLSTIPVLIASLIILVLGSFVDLGSTANASISTISVIVYFCFFVMGFGPIPNILCAEIFPTRVRGLCIAICALTFWICDIIVTYTLPVMLNSVGLSGVFGIYAFVCFIAWVFVFLKVPETKGMPLEVIIEFFSVGAKQVEDAKVQLT; encoded by the exons ATGAGTGGGGCTGTTCTTGTTGCTGTTGCTGCTGCCATCGGTAACTTACTGCAAGGATGGGATAATGCGACAATTGCAG GATCTATCTTGTATATAAAAAGGGAATTTCTATTAGAAAGTCAACCCACAGTTGAAGGTCTAATTGTGGCCATGTCACTTATTGGTGCCACCGTGGTTACTACATGCTCTGGTGCCCTTTCAGACTTGCTAGGCCGCCGTCCTATGTTGATTATTTCCTCTCTCCTTTATTTTGTTAGTTCTCTTGTGATGTTATGGTCTCCAAATGTTTATATCCTCCTCTTTGCAAGGCTTTTAGATGGTTTGGGCATTGGTTTGGCAGTTACCTTGGTACCTCTTTACATATCTGAGACAGCTCCTCCTGAGATTAGGGGATTACTCAATACACTTCCACAGTTTACTGGTTCAGCGGGAATGTTTTTATCCTATTGTATGGTGTTTGGGATGTCACTGACCAAGGCGCCAAGCTGGAGACTCATGTTGGGAGTTCTTTCAATCCCTTCTGTTGTTTACTTCGCGCTCACACTGTTCTTCTTGCCCGAGTCTCCGAGATGGCTTGTTAGTAAAGGCCGAATGCTTGAGGCCAAGAAGGTTTTGCAGCGCCTTCGTGGAAGGGAAGATGTTTCCG GTGAAATGGCTTTACTGGTTGAGGGGCTTGGAGTTGGAGGTGATACAGCCATAGAAGAGTATATAATTGCGCCAGTCAATGAACTTGGTGATGAAGAGGACCCATACAGAGAAAAAGATCAGATTAAGTTGTATGGACCGGAACAAGGTCAGTCCTGGGTTGCTAGACCTGCACCTGGACAAAGTTCAATCGGCCTTGTATCTCGGAAGGGAAGCGTGGCAAATCAAAGTGGTCTAGTGGACCCTCTAGTGACCCTCTTTGGTAGTGTTCATGAGAAGCACACGGAAACAGGAAGCATGCGAAGCACTCTTTTTCCACACTTTGGGAGTATGTTTAGTGTTGGGGGAAATCAACCTAGGAATGAAGATTGGGATGAAGAAAGCCTTGCTAGAGAGGGAGATGATTATGTCTCTGATGCTGCTGTGGGTGATTCTGATGACAATTTGCAGAGTCCATTGATCTCACGTCAAACAACGAGTCTGGATAAGGACATACCTCCAACTGCTCATAGCAACCTTTCAAGCACGAGGCAAGGTAGTCTTTTGCATGGAAATGCAGGAGAACCCACTGGTAGTACCAGGATTGGTAGTGGTTGGCAGCTAGCATGGAAATGGACTGAAAGAGAGGACCCAAATGGAAACAAGGAGGGTGGTTTCAAGAGAATATATTTACACCAAGAAGGTGGTCCTGGATTACGTGGTTCTGTGGTTTCTCTCCCTGGTGGTGATATACCGAATGAAGGTGAGACTGTACAGGCTGCTGCTTTGGTGAGTCAGCCAGCCCTTTATAACAAGGACGTTATGCGTCAGCAACCAGTTGGACCAGCCATGATTCATCCATCTGAAACAACTGCAAAAGGGCCAAACTGGAGTGACCTTTCTGAACCTGGAGTGAAGCATGCCTTGTTTGTGGGGGTGGGACTTCAAATTCTTCAGCAG TTCTCTGGTATAAATGGGGTTCTCTACTATACACCACAAATTCTTGAGCAGGCAGGCGTTGGTTATCTTCTTTCAAACCTTGGCCTTGGTTCTACTTCTTCATCCTTTCTCATTAGTGCAGTGACAACCTTGTTGATGCTTCCTTGTATAGCCGTTGCCATGAGACTCATGGATATATCTGGCAGAAG GACTTTGCTGCTTAGTACAATTCCCGTCCTAATAGCATCTCTTATCATATTAGTCCTGGGGAGTTTTGTGGATTTGGGCAGCACTGCAAATGCATCAATCTCAACCATTAGTGTTATTGTATATTTCTGTTTCTTTGTCATGGGATTTGGGCCAATTCCTAATATACTTTGTGCAGAGATCTTCCCCACTCGAGTTCGTGGTCTCTGCATTGCCATTTGTGCTCTTACCTTTTGGATCTGTGATATCATTGTCACCTACACACTCCCAGTTATGCTCAATTCCGTAGGCCTCTCTGGTGTATTTGGTATTTATGCTTTCGTGTGCTTCATAGCATGGGTATTTGTCTTTTTGAAAGTTCCAGAAACCAAGGGCATGCCACTGGAAGTCATCATTGAGTTCTTCTCTGTCGGAGCAAAACAAGTTGAGGATGCCAAAGTACAACTGACCTAA
- the LOC106760515 gene encoding protein NLP2-like gives MEYGGFSDIFAPETEFMDELFAEGCWVETRVGCGTEASKWNRSMESNGAHIIFEEESEAESLMVGKRWWIGPRGNPGPSSSVKERLVVAVGYLKEYAKNSNMVIQVWVPARRGCEVGIHHHQDFPYTLDYISNGDATRSFQFHEEWLSDHWPPNIRFLRTHDYPRLHHYDLRPGSLAIPVFQRGTGICLGVVDILMPNNVNPDLHNLQDVDFRSPSLQNFIPSAMTGFDELYQGALNEIVQVLTCVCKAHELPLALTWAPCIQQGKSGCGHSNDENYVSTVDPASFVADVDVLGFLEACSEYHLLGGQGVVGTAFTTSKPCFANDITAFTKAEYPLAHHANMFGLHAAVAIPLRSVSSDFVLEFFLPKDCHDTQDQKQILNSLSMLVQQACRSLHVVLDKEEEEELVSHHHHHHSKEMESSSWIAHMMEAQQKGKGVSVSLEYLQEPKQEFKVTTNCNEQVFSDLEGTGGAGVGGRRGGRKSGDKRRTKAEKTISLPVLRQYFAGSLKDAAKSIGVCPTTLKRICRQHGITRWPSRKIKKVGHSLRKLQLVIDSVQGAEGAIQIGSFYTSFPELSANGVSESPKINSDNSKFYSENGLFSNQGVTSTSSCSQSCNPSLNQSTTLINSNNNNNPEIILMSDKQSGASMQVHHPPIPISIPIPIQSLDALPPLPQTSSVWNTDGGTFRVKATFGDEKIRFSLQPNCGFRDLQMEIARRFNLKEMSKIQVKYLDDAQEWVLLTCDADLEECKDINRSSQSRTVRLFLFHASPLNHSTNAFGSTSPT, from the exons ATGGAATATGGAGGGTTCTCAGATATTTTTGCCCCAGAAACGGAGTTTATGGATGAGCTATTTGCAGAAGGATGCTGGGTGGAAACAAGGGTTGGATGTGGCACGGAGGCTTCAAAGTGGAACAGGAGCATGGAGTCGAATGGGGCGCACATAATATTTGAGGAAGAATCAGAGGCAGAAAGTTTGATGGTGGGGAAGAGATGGTGGATTGGACCAAGGGGGAATCCGGGGCCATCTTCGTCTGTGAAGGAGAGATTAGTGGTTGCGGTTGGGTACTTGAAAGAATACGCCAAGAACTCCAATATGGTGATTCAGGTATGGGTCCCCGCCCGGAGAGGATGTGAAGTAGGGATTCATCACCATCAGGATTTCCCATACACCCTCGACTATATTAGCAATGGGGATGCAACAAGATCCTTTCAGTTTCACGAGGAGTGGCTTTCTGATCACTGGCCTCCCAACATTCGCTTCCTCAGAACTCATGACTACCCCCGCCTTCACCACTACGATCTACGTCCTGGATCTCTCGCCATTCCCGTCTTTCAGAGAGGCACTGGAATTTGTCTCGGTGTTGTCGACATTCTCATGCCCAACAACGTAAACCCGGACCTTCACAACCTTCAG GATGTTGATTTTAGGAGCCCTTCTCTTCAGAACTTCATTCCATCAGCCATGACC GGTTTTGATGAGTTATACCAAGGTGCATTGAATGAGATAGTACAAGTGTTGACATGTGTGTGCAAGGCGCATGAGTTGCCTTTAGCTCTGACATGGGCTCCCTGCATCCAACAAGGAAAGAGTGGATGCGGGCATTCTAACGATGAGAATTATGTGTCGACTGTTGATCCAGCAAGCTTTGTGGCAGATGTAGATGTATTGGGATTCCTGGAAGCCTGCTCTGAGTACCACCTTTTGGGGGGTCAAGGAGTGGTTGGAACAGCCTTCACAACCTCCAAGCCTTGCTTTGCAAATGACATCACTGCCTTCACCAAGGCTGAATATCCTCTCGCACACCATGCAAACATGTTCGGCTTGCATGCCGCCGTGGCCATTCCTCTCCGGAGTGTCTCCTCTGATTTTGTCCTCGAGTTTTTCCTCCCAAAGGATTGCCATGACACCCAAGACCAGAAGCAGATACTCAACTCCTTGTCTATGCTGGTGCAGCAAGCTTGCCGGAGTTTGCACGTTGTACTGGacaaggaggaggaggaggaattGGTGTcacaccatcatcatcatcatagcaAAGAAATGGAATCATCATCATGGATTGCACATATGATGGAGGCCCAACAGAAGGGGAAAGGTGTGTCCGTGTCTCTGGAATACCTCCAAGAGCCAAAACAAGAGTTCAAGGTGACAACCAACTGCAATGAACAGGTATTCTCGGACTTGGAAGGAACAGGCGGTGCTGGTGTCGGTGGCCGCCGGGGTGGCAGGAAATCAGGCGACAAGAGGCGAACCAAGGCAGAGAAGACAATCAGTTTGCCGGTTCTAAGACAATACTTTGCAGGAAGCCTAAAAGACGCTGCCAAGAGCATTGGGG TATGTCCTACCACTTTAAAAAGAATATGCAGACAACATGGGATTACGAGGTGGCCttcaaggaaaattaaaaaggtGGGGCACTCCTTAAGGAAACTTCAACTTGTGATCGACTCTGTCCAGGGTGCCGAAGGTGCCATTCAAATTGGCTCCTTCTACACCAGTTTTCCAGAGTTGAGTGCCAATGGTGTTTCCGAATCACCCAAGATAAACAGTGATAATTCCAAGTTTTATTCCGAAAATGGGTTGTTTAGTAACCAAGGAGTTACTTCCACTTCGTCTTGCAGTCAGAGTTGTAACCCGAGTTTGAACCAATCAACCACTCTTATCAACAGCAACAATAATAACAATCCTGAGATTATTCTGATGTCAGATAAGCAATCAGGCGCATCAATGCAAGTCCACCATCCTCCTATTCCCATTTCCATTCCCATTCCCATTCAAAGCCTGGATGCTCTACCTCCCCTGCCCCAAACCAGCAGTGTCTGGAACACGGACGGTGGTACTTTCAGGGTGAAAGCTACTTTTGGAGATGAAAAAATCCGTTTTAGCTTGCAACCAAATTGCGGATTCAGAGATTTGCAGATGGAAATTGCAAGACGTTTCAATCTGAAGGAGATGAGCAAAATTCAGGTGAAGTATTTGGACGATGCTCAAGAGTGGGTTCTTTTAACATGCGATGCAGATCTTGAGGAGTGTAAAGACATAAATAGATCATCTCAGAGCCGCACAGTTAGACTATTCCTCTTTCATGCTTCGCCACTAAATCATTCAACTAATGCATTTGGCAGCACCAGCCCCACTTAA